AGGTCCTGATTACAGAACTGCCAGAGGGTTGGATCCCTCTTTCAAGGATTTTACACGAGCGTGCATCAAGATCGCGAGCACATACGTGTCATTGTCGGCTTTTGTTGACAAAATGACCCGCGACAGAAGAGGATTGGTCAATGGTGCCCTGGCAGCCTCTATCCGgaagctgctcaaggagtacGTCAAGCTGGCACAAGGACTTGAATATTCCCTCAGATTTGAATCCGGCTTGACACTTCACAAGTTCCATTTAAAATTGATGACAATCGGAGGTATCTTACATGAGACCCATGAGCTCGCCAAGGATATCCTCAGGGAGGATGAGGTGCGTTTCCATAATGCCACCTTGGAGCCGAGCAATGACCTGGATGCACTTCTTGCCAAGTTCCGTGAGAACAGCGTGGAAATCGACACTCGAGGTTACGGAATCTCTCTTAATGGTTCGAGTATGTGTCGAGGAGGAATCACATTGAAGGTGATTGCAGAGAGACTAAATGCACATTCTGGCGACCCAACAGCGAACCAACTTCTCACCAGACTACTCAACGATGCATCCAAGCCATACCTTCAAATGTTATCGCGGTGGATTTACCAGGGTGTAATTCTGGATCCTTACGGAGAGTTCTGCATCCAAGAGAACGGAGACCTTGCTACTGGAAACGAGGGTGCATACGATGAGTACTGGGAACAACGGTACTCTGTGCGCAAGGACGAGTTACCCCTACTCTTGTCCCAATCGAATCTCCTCGAGAAGGTCCTTTTGGCTGGCAAGTATCTCAACATTGTGCGTgagtgtggaggaggagacacCTCGAAGGACGCAGCTGTTAACTGGGAGTCCATCCAAGACCCGGCGTTAGTGCCCAGCATTGCATCTGCCAGTGATGAGTCCAACAGAGCCCTATTATCCCTTCTGCTCTCATCTCATAACCTGTTCGACCGTCTTGCATCTTTGAAGCATTATTTCTTTCTGGACCGTGCTGATTACTACATCAACTTCCAGGACATTGCCTGGACTGAGCTTGCTCGCCCGGCTAGCCAGTCCTCTGTGACAAAGTTGCAGTACCTTCTGGATCTATGTCTACGGCAGCCTGGTTCAATCACTAGCACTGACCAATACAAGGACGACGTGGTTGCTTCCCTGGCACCAACAACAGTCTGGGACTATCTTTTGCAGATTGTGTGTGCCACTGATCCCAACGAATCTGGCTGGGAAAGCGACTCTAGAAAGATGTCCATGGATGACATGCCTGTTTCGTGTGCTTTTCAGCTAGACTTCAAGGTCCCcttccctctctctctcgtcATCTCCAGACGTGCTCTGATTCGATATCAGATACTCTTTCGTCATCTTGCCGAGCTGAAGAACCTTGAGCGACTCCTCAGTATCGTGTGGCTTGAAATGGCCAAATCTCGACACTGGCGCTACCCTACGAGCGACGAGAGACTCCACAAGTGGAAGGCTTTTTCAAACATTCTTCGAATCAAGATGGTGGAGTTTGTGAAACAACTTCTCTACCATTGCACTGCTGAGGTCATCGAGCCCAACTGGAAGCGACTACAGGAGAAGTTCAAGTCTGCTTCAAATGTGGATGAACTCATTGCTGACCACATCACCTTCTTGGACACTTGCCTGAAGGAGTGCATGCTTACTAACGAAAAGCTCATCCGGGTGCAGCAGAAGATCTTCGGGTACATCCGGTTCTTCGTGAACACCATTCAGGCTCGAAGTCACTTCCTTGAGATCGTAGACCCGTCTCATTTGTCCGATTTCGAACGAAGCCGACTGCAACCTGTGTATGATAGAAACGGAGCCACTATCCCCAACGACACGCTGGTAGAGCGGATGAATAGACTTGTCAaaaccacagacaccaacTTCAGCCATAGCTGCAAGGTGTTCAAAGATGCCTTGGAGTTCTTCGCAGCAACTGAAAGCACATCTCTGTTGGCCCTCAGTGCTCGTCTGAGTTGATTTTATGCAACGATGTATATAACCGAGGTTTTCAataatatatttatttattttctAGATTTTTTCACTGGCTGTATTTCTCACAACTTGGGAGTGTTTTGCTCCCCATCAGCAGGTACTTAATATACTTGTAAGTATGGGTTCCCTCTTTTAAGTTGATGCACCCGCCCAGCTCTGGAGAATGCACATCCACGGACGCCGGATGACATTAACTGCCGACACTACAGCACCAACTACAGCACCTTCTGCACGTCTATCCACGGGTCGCCAATCTTCAAACGAAGCTGTGTCCTCAACCATGACCTATGAcatccttcttcaactACCATGAATACATTAGCTCCAACGATCGGGCCCAAACCCACCATCCGAACATTTACGTGGAGTATGGACAATCAGACACCAAGCTGAGGAGATGTGTGAGGGTCCCAAGAGACTACTCAGTGGTGGGCGATGAGTACCCTTACTTCTCGACGCATTTTGTTGGCGAGGAACCAGGCGCTTACCCTAGCGAAGAGGGTCCAACCTACGACTCCCGCAGCCCACTGAAGGATATAATATCCTATCAGGAGTACAATGATATCGTGGGCACCATCAACGGCTACATGAAGCGTGCATTTTCGCCCTGGCAGAAATGCCAGTTTATCGAGACAGTGCTTTCATTCCTGACCCTATGGATATTCGAACGACTATTTGCTTCAAACAACGAAAGGGTCTTGGCTCAACTGGATGAGTACATCGATCAGTTGAACAGTAAGAACGCAGACCGTTTCATTTTGATCAACCCACGCAAAAATGGATTTCTCTCCTTGGACTTTTTGGTGATGGTAGGAGAGCCCAACATATAGATCACCATTCCACCAGACTCATCTTAATATATATGAATGTATTATTATCtacacttgtacatttgcacatactgtacatacagtactgtaataAATTAACAGAGGATGGGATTGCCAAAAAAATACCAGTGCTTGTATTAGGCAGGTGTCTTTAGAACAGTGGTGGCCACTGTATTGTTCATTTCGTCGTAGACATACAGCACCTTGCCTACACACTTGAGAACCCAGAAGCCTGGATTCATGGGGTCTCCAAAGAAGTACTGATGATAGAGCTCCCGCGTAAGGTCATTTCGTCTGTCATCGTCACCGTGCAAGAGCAGCGGCATACTGAGATTAGCGTAAGGTGTGGGTGGCAAGCCCCATTCCACGACATAGCTTCCAATACCGACATCAAACGTGTGATTGTGTTTCTGAACAACATAATCCACAGCGTAATCCCAGAGTTGCTCTTTTCGGGATTCCGTTATCTTGCACTGCCACAGAGCATTTCTGGCAGGAATGAGCAccagctcttcaacaaccTGTGTAGTCTGACGCTCTGATTGAGTGGATGTATGGTATCGTGAGTAACGCATACCCTGGTAATCCTGCAGAAAGATGCGCTTCTCCTTGCAATGCTCAAACAGTGCTTTTCGAGGAGAGTTAGGAATGTTCTTATGATAGGGAGCGGCAGGAGAGGAGTCAGGTCCATGATATTGGATACAGCCGACCAACGGCTCGGACTTATAATGGCGAGGGAACAATCGTCTGGGAGTCTCATCGAGCCATTTAATCATCTCTCTATTCAAGGATGCCAGAGACTTGGCAGTGACAGTAAAGAAAGCCAGGGAGCTATAATCGAAGACAACCATAAGCCATTGGCATCCCGTCAGAGTCATGGGATAAGGGCCACTTATATCAATCAATACTGTATCAAGAGGCATAGGGGAGCGGAAAGAAGTGGGGGTGTAAAAAGCAGAGAACGGGGTGGTAAAGGGCGTCTTATGGTGAGCCTTCGGTATGTTTCGAGATTCACGATTCATGGTAGAGAAGCGGACACCGTTACCATTCAGAAAATCACAGTTATTGATGTTTTTGGTCAGCGAGAGAGTGTCTTCCTTCAGGGGCATCTGCACAAAGATAGCATCCTCTTGGCCACAGTCCTTCAACACAGATACAACTCTTGAAAAGTTACCCTTCTTGACGAACAGGGTACCAGGATCATCAAAGGGGCGAGAGATGATTTCGTAAGTGGAGCTTAGAACGTTGCGATCGCGCCGTGCGCGGTCATCATAAACAGCTTCAAGATATCCTCCTTCAGCGAGACAAACCTTTCCTCGTAGCAATTCTGGATTCTTCGGATCAACATAAACATCAGTAAGCATATCAGCTGAGCACACAATGTTATTTTCATTCTTGCCCAGGGCAGCAATCTCCCACTGAGACATCCGTTCCATAGTATCGTCTGCATATGATCGATACCGGGTGAAGAAACGGCTTTCGTAGTTCTTGGCACATGCTTTCACTTCACGCTTGGGGGCATCGTCAATCTTGCGTCTCATTTGAGAGCTCAAACCTCGACAGTTGGGCACCCAACTAGCAAAAGTTTGAATAATGAAGTCACTGATCTCCTTGGGGTCTTTGAAATGCCGACTGAGAGCGAGTTTCCCACAGATACTCTTACGCTCAGCTGCACCTTTATCTACCGCAGGACGGTTGTAGAGACGCAGAGTATCCTGAATTCTGATCACTTGCTGATATTTGTCAAGAAGTCTGTTCAAGGGAGAAGATACACCATCTGAGAACACAACGTGCTTGATAGCTTCCAACATGATATAGAACTCGTGATTTTGAACCCATGGCACTCCTAGTCGTGTAGAACTGTAG
This genomic interval from Yarrowia lipolytica chromosome 1E, complete sequence contains the following:
- a CDS encoding uncharacterized protein (Compare to YALI0E02827g, similar to Saccharomyces cerevisiae SHR5 (YOL110W); ancestral locus Anc_3.66,gnl|GLV|YALI0E02827g [Yarrowia lipolytica] weakly similar to uniprot|P41912 Saccharomyces cerevisiae YOL110W SHR5 RAS modification protein) encodes the protein MTSFFNYHEYISSNDRAQTHHPNIYVEYGQSDTKLRRCVRVPRDYSVVGDEYPYFSTHFVGEEPGAYPSEEGPTYDSRSPLKDIISYQEYNDIVGTINGYMKRAFSPWQKCQFIETVLSFLTLWIFERLFASNNERVLAQLDEYIDQLNSKNADRFILINPRKNGFLSLDFLVMVGEPNI
- a CDS encoding uncharacterized protein (Compare to YALI0E02816g, similar to Saccharomyces cerevisiae SPC97 (YHR172W); ancestral locus Anc_5.63, weakly similar to uniprot|Q9Y705 Schizosaccharomyces pombe SPBC365.15 Spindle pole body component alp4 (Altered polarity protein 4)), with translation MEVDDPRQGQGHDQGLSGIKTKKSTITTTTTTQHIRSHSSHPQQEAPLYVPKVSLNPSTSLPLLACRLMPQPKCSEVTRNTPRPRNIETYALDVQEVLVMEDLLNVLMGHEGVYINYSDSYNPRLELDRLKGPDYRTARGLDPSFKDFTRACIKIASTYVSLSAFVDKMTRDRRGLVNGALAASIRKLLKEYVKLAQGLEYSLRFESGLTLHKFHLKLMTIGGILHETHELAKDILREDEVRFHNATLEPSNDLDALLAKFRENSVEIDTRGYGISLNGSSMCRGGITLKVIAERLNAHSGDPTANQLLTRLLNDASKPYLQMLSRWIYQGVILDPYGEFCIQENGDLATGNEGAYDEYWEQRYSVRKDELPLLLSQSNLLEKVLLAGKYLNIVRECGGGDTSKDAAVNWESIQDPALVPSIASASDESNRALLSLLLSSHNLFDRLASLKHYFFLDRADYYINFQDIAWTELARPASQSSVTKLQYLLDLCLRQPGSITSTDQYKDDVVASLAPTTVWDYLLQIVCATDPNESGWESDSRKMSMDDMPVSCAFQLDFKVPFPLSLVISRRALIRYQILFRHLAELKNLERLLSIVWLEMAKSRHWRYPTSDERLHKWKAFSNILRIKMVEFVKQLLYHCTAEVIEPNWKRLQEKFKSASNVDELIADHITFLDTCLKECMLTNEKLIRVQQKIFGYIRFFVNTIQARSHFLEIVDPSHLSDFERSRLQPVYDRNGATIPNDTLVERMNRLVKTTDTNFSHSCKVFKDALEFFAATESTSLLALSARLS
- a CDS encoding uncharacterized protein (Compare to YALI0E02838g, no similarity) — its product is MVKKNNKRPGTKGASVQNGGSSGDIASPADNTNTSLFSDSSLQFPTTLKEALIKPEQLYHRKEGLLLDYDAEFVSDAKAEGTFKPKADREYILSFPEIDDSDFPAEECPTLTFQEHAQIRDAIASPKTKELSPAVEKKLKDIYTRNKDLIVLSMSGGDPRGLSDLYLRVCMQTRCVRFMRSDQILLWVTSMELYRAEARDKEVEILKKAPQYKAKQAVFNFAPLRDKFLDIACHSVMQKFSYSSTRLGVPWVQNHEFYIMLEAIKHVVFSDGVSSPLNRLLDKYQQVIRIQDTLRLYNRPAVDKGAAERKSICGKLALSRHFKDPKEISDFIIQTFASWVPNCRGLSSQMRRKIDDAPKREVKACAKNYESRFFTRYRSYADDTMERMSQWEIAALGKNENNIVCSADMLTDVYVDPKNPELLRGKVCLAEGGYLEAVYDDRARRDRNVLSSTYEIISRPFDDPGTLFVKKGNFSRVVSVLKDCGQEDAIFVQMPLKEDTLSLTKNINNCDFLNGNGVRFSTMNRESRNIPKAHHKTPFTTPFSAFYTPTSFRSPMPLDTVLIDISGPYPMTLTGCQWLMVVFDYSSLAFFTVTAKSLASLNREMIKWLDETPRRLFPRHYKSEPLVGCIQYHGPDSSPAAPYHKNIPNSPRKALFEHCKEKRIFLQDYQGMRYSRYHTSTQSERQTTQVVEELVLIPARNALWQCKITESRKEQLWDYAVDYVVQKHNHTFDVGIGSYVVEWGLPPTPYANLSMPLLLHGDDDRRNDLTRELYHQYFFGDPMNPGFWVLKCVGKVLYVYDEMNNTVATTVLKTPA